A single genomic interval of Gloeocapsa sp. PCC 73106 harbors:
- a CDS encoding GNAT family N-acetyltransferase, with product MVEQVKPKYSIHWLDKIAEIPKQAWDALAQPLATPFLEWEWINNIEKSGSATLNTGWQPCHLTVWQGTELIAGALLYLKSHSYGEFVFDQQWADLSYRLGVRYYPKMLGMSPFTPAVGYRFLIAPGEDEREITEMMVGAIDHFCVRNRINGCHFLFVDPDWRSLMESYGFRAWLHHSYIWSNQNFTNFDAYLQQFNSNQRRNIKRERKAVLEAGLQVRVLTGEDIPQHLFPLIYRFYSSTCDKFWGGSKYLTRQFFAQLYSTYRDRVVLVVAEKENQPGKAVGMSFSIRKGDNLYGRYWGCFEEFDCLHFEACYYQPIEWAIAQGIQTFDPGAGGSHKRRRGFPATGNHSLHRFYHQRMSQILHHYIDEINQAEAEEIEAINQDLPYSKREIDLSTLIHQP from the coding sequence ATGGTTGAACAAGTAAAACCCAAATACTCAATCCACTGGCTAGATAAAATAGCTGAGATACCTAAACAAGCTTGGGACGCTTTAGCCCAACCCTTGGCAACACCTTTTTTAGAATGGGAATGGATTAACAATATAGAAAAATCTGGAAGTGCTACACTAAATACGGGTTGGCAACCCTGTCATTTGACGGTTTGGCAAGGCACAGAACTAATAGCGGGGGCGCTTCTATATCTGAAAAGTCACAGTTATGGGGAATTCGTTTTTGATCAACAGTGGGCTGATTTGTCCTATCGCTTAGGGGTTCGCTATTACCCGAAAATGTTGGGAATGTCTCCGTTTACACCCGCGGTAGGGTACCGTTTTCTGATCGCACCAGGAGAAGATGAGAGGGAAATAACGGAGATGATGGTAGGCGCGATTGACCATTTTTGTGTCCGCAATCGCATTAATGGCTGTCATTTCTTGTTCGTCGATCCCGATTGGCGATCGCTTATGGAAAGTTACGGTTTTCGTGCTTGGTTGCACCATAGCTACATCTGGAGTAACCAGAATTTTACTAATTTTGATGCCTACCTGCAGCAATTTAACTCTAATCAACGACGCAATATTAAACGGGAAAGAAAAGCGGTATTAGAAGCTGGTTTACAGGTACGGGTATTAACGGGGGAAGACATCCCTCAGCATCTGTTTCCCTTAATCTATCGCTTCTACAGTAGTACCTGTGATAAGTTTTGGGGTGGGAGTAAGTATCTGACGCGTCAATTTTTTGCTCAGCTTTATTCTACCTATCGCGATCGCGTGGTATTAGTCGTAGCAGAAAAAGAGAATCAACCCGGTAAAGCAGTGGGAATGTCTTTCTCTATACGCAAGGGCGATAATCTCTACGGACGTTATTGGGGCTGTTTCGAAGAGTTCGACTGTCTACACTTTGAAGCTTGTTACTATCAACCTATCGAATGGGCGATCGCTCAAGGTATTCAAACCTTCGATCCCGGTGCGGGAGGTAGTCACAAGCGTCGTCGGGGATTCCCCGCTACGGGTAATCATAGTCTGCACCGTTTCTATCATCAACGCATGAGTCAAATTCTACACCACTATATTGACGAGATTAATCAAGCCGAAGCGGAAGAAATCGAAGCGATTAATCAAGATTTACCTTATAGTAAACGAGAGATTGATTTATCTACCCTAATTCACCAACCCTGA